One genomic segment of Peribacillus sp. FSL H8-0477 includes these proteins:
- a CDS encoding helix-turn-helix domain-containing protein, protein MAKYSDEFKLMIVREYLNGPLGFKLLVRKYEIKSPTQLRNWVNIYKNQGAVGLSRKKTNEFYSVQFKLDVLSFMKRTGASYTETALHFGLTNPPLIASWKGKLLESGVEGLLKPKGRPAMSDKAKNNQRRKQPVKEMTVEQKLKRENELLRLENEYLKKLRAFQMDPDGYLEKHKQRYHTNSKKNSD, encoded by the coding sequence ATGGCTAAATATAGCGATGAGTTTAAGTTGATGATTGTGAGAGAGTATCTGAATGGTCCACTTGGCTTCAAACTACTTGTTCGTAAATACGAGATAAAATCACCTACGCAATTAAGAAATTGGGTAAATATATACAAGAACCAAGGCGCAGTTGGACTTTCTAGAAAGAAAACCAATGAATTTTACTCTGTTCAATTCAAGCTTGATGTACTAAGCTTTATGAAAAGGACAGGCGCTTCTTACACTGAAACGGCTCTTCACTTCGGGTTGACCAATCCACCTTTGATTGCTTCGTGGAAAGGAAAACTCCTTGAGAGTGGTGTGGAAGGCCTACTTAAACCGAAAGGACGGCCAGCCATGTCAGACAAAGCGAAGAACAATCAAAGAAGAAAACAGCCTGTAAAAGAGATGACCGTTGAACAGAAACTCAAAAGGGAAAATGAACTTCTGCGTTTGGAGAACGAGTACCTAAAAAAGTTGCGCGCTTTTCAGATGGATCCGGACGGTTATCTCGAAAAGCACAAGCAGCGCTATCATACGAACTCAAAGAAGAATTCCGACTGA
- the fumC gene encoding class II fumarate hydratase, translating into MKYRIEKDTMGEVQVPFDKYWGAQTERSRNNFKIGNEKMPLELIRAFAYVKQAAAKVNYELGDLSESKMKAIVQICGEIMEGTLDEHFPLVVWQTGSGTQSNMNVNEVIANKGNEWLKEKGSDETLHPNDDVNKAQSSNDTFPTAMHIAAYMEVADQLIPAIKELRLTFAAKEEEFWDIVKIGRTHLQDATPLTLGQEISGWKAMLDKDLRMVEESSRYLLDLALGGTAVGTGINTKAEFPALAAKQIAADTGHSFETADNKFHALTSHDELVYAHGALKALAADLMKIANDVRWLASGPRSGIGEITIPANEPGSSIMPGKVNPTQSEALTMIAVQVFGNDTAVSVAASQGNFELNVFKPVIIYNFLQSVKLLSEGIISFNEHAAKGIEANEEKIKENLDQSLMLVTALNPYIGYEKAAEIAKLAFKDASTLKAAALKLNYLTEEQFDQWVDPQTMVNK; encoded by the coding sequence ATGAAATATAGAATCGAGAAAGATACAATGGGGGAAGTTCAAGTACCGTTCGATAAATATTGGGGTGCACAAACAGAAAGAAGCCGGAATAACTTTAAAATTGGTAATGAGAAAATGCCGCTTGAACTAATTCGAGCCTTTGCCTATGTGAAGCAGGCTGCAGCAAAAGTGAATTATGAGTTAGGTGATTTATCAGAATCAAAAATGAAAGCGATTGTACAAATCTGTGGTGAAATTATGGAAGGAACGCTTGATGAACATTTTCCACTAGTGGTCTGGCAGACAGGCAGCGGAACACAGAGTAATATGAATGTTAATGAAGTGATTGCAAATAAAGGGAACGAATGGTTGAAGGAAAAAGGTAGTGACGAGACCCTTCATCCAAATGATGATGTTAATAAAGCACAAAGCTCGAATGATACATTCCCAACTGCGATGCATATTGCCGCTTATATGGAAGTTGCAGATCAATTAATTCCGGCTATTAAAGAGCTTCGGTTGACCTTTGCAGCCAAAGAAGAGGAATTCTGGGATATTGTCAAGATTGGACGTACTCATCTTCAGGATGCTACTCCATTAACATTGGGTCAAGAAATTTCAGGATGGAAAGCGATGCTTGATAAAGATCTGAGAATGGTTGAAGAAAGCAGCCGTTACCTATTAGATTTGGCACTGGGTGGAACAGCAGTGGGTACGGGAATTAATACGAAGGCTGAGTTTCCAGCATTGGCAGCAAAACAAATAGCTGCCGATACAGGTCATTCATTTGAAACAGCAGATAATAAATTCCATGCATTAACAAGCCATGATGAACTAGTCTATGCACACGGTGCATTAAAAGCACTTGCAGCGGATTTAATGAAGATTGCAAACGATGTTAGATGGCTGGCAAGCGGACCAAGAAGCGGAATTGGCGAAATTACTATTCCTGCCAATGAGCCTGGAAGTTCCATTATGCCTGGGAAGGTAAATCCAACTCAAAGTGAAGCGTTAACGATGATTGCTGTTCAAGTTTTTGGGAATGATACAGCTGTATCGGTAGCTGCAAGCCAAGGTAATTTTGAATTGAATGTTTTTAAACCAGTTATTATCTATAATTTCCTGCAATCTGTGAAGCTATTAAGTGAAGGCATTATTTCCTTCAACGAACATGCAGCTAAAGGAATTGAAGCAAATGAAGAAAAAATAAAGGAAAATCTTGATCAATCCTTAATGCTGGTGACTGCGTTAAACCCATATATCGGTTATGAAAAAGCAGCTGAAATTGCAAAACTAGCCTTCAAAGATGCCTCAACCTTGAAAGCTGCAGCCTTGAAGTTAAATTATCTTACTGAAGAGCAATTTGATCAATGGGTCGACCCGCAGACAATGGTCAATAAATAA
- a CDS encoding ABC transporter ATP-binding protein: MAELQLDHIFKVYDNKVTAVDDFNLKIEDKEFIVFVGPSGCGKSTTLRMIAGLEEISQGDFFIDGKRVNDVPPKDRDIAMVFQNYALYPHMSVYDNMAFGLKLRKMPKKEIEVRVNDAAKILGLEAYLDRKPKALSGGQRQRVALGRAIVRDAKVFLMDEPLSNLDAKLRVQMRAEIAKLHKRLNTTTIYVTHDQTEAMTMATRLVVMKDGIVQQVGAPKDVYEKPDNVFVGGFIGSPAMNFLHGTLSDGIIKTGEQTIAIPEGKMKMLREQGYIGKEIILGIRPEDFHDEPLFIESSPETTVTAHIDVAELMGAEFMLYSTIAGQDFVARVDARTIYQAGEKVKLALDMNKAHFFDKETEVRIRTMKEQ; encoded by the coding sequence ATGGCTGAATTACAATTAGATCATATTTTTAAAGTTTACGATAATAAAGTAACTGCTGTTGATGATTTTAATCTAAAAATTGAAGATAAGGAATTTATCGTATTTGTTGGTCCATCCGGCTGCGGTAAATCAACTACTTTACGTATGATAGCTGGTCTTGAGGAAATCTCACAAGGTGATTTCTTTATCGATGGAAAACGCGTTAATGATGTTCCTCCTAAAGATCGTGATATCGCCATGGTATTCCAAAACTATGCACTATATCCACATATGTCAGTCTATGATAATATGGCGTTCGGTTTAAAATTAAGAAAGATGCCAAAAAAAGAAATTGAAGTCCGCGTTAACGATGCTGCAAAGATTCTAGGTCTAGAAGCATACTTAGATCGGAAGCCAAAAGCTTTATCGGGCGGACAGCGTCAGCGTGTTGCGCTTGGTCGTGCTATCGTTCGTGATGCGAAAGTATTCTTAATGGATGAACCACTTTCCAATTTAGATGCAAAACTTCGGGTTCAAATGCGTGCAGAAATTGCAAAATTGCACAAACGTTTAAATACAACAACAATCTATGTAACGCATGATCAGACAGAAGCCATGACAATGGCAACTCGTCTTGTAGTTATGAAAGACGGCATTGTTCAACAGGTCGGGGCACCTAAAGACGTCTATGAAAAACCTGATAATGTATTTGTAGGTGGATTTATCGGTTCACCAGCAATGAACTTCCTGCATGGAACTCTTTCTGATGGCATCATTAAAACAGGTGAACAAACCATCGCTATACCTGAAGGTAAAATGAAGATGCTTCGTGAGCAAGGATATATCGGTAAAGAAATAATTCTAGGTATCCGTCCAGAAGACTTCCATGACGAGCCTTTATTTATTGAATCATCTCCAGAAACGACAGTTACTGCTCATATTGATGTAGCAGAATTGATGGGTGCTGAATTTATGCTTTACTCAACCATCGCTGGGCAAGACTTTGTTGCTCGTGTAGATGCACGTACCATTTATCAAGCGGGTGAGAAAGTTAAACTAGCCTTAGATATGAACAAAGCTCATTTCTTCGATAAAGAAACCGAAGTACGAATTCGTACTATGAAAGAACAATAA
- a CDS encoding PucR family transcriptional regulator, whose protein sequence is MLLEKLKQKYPDCLESRAQTQLPEKYLWIEYNGEHLGILRQDLSTQEISLIEALFSDETLDDKSEWGNFLLRNSTSLPLTNWKHVRFIHFRITQAEFSRSDFEEAFLAVSPLEAIIIWENSEAGVLIEGLNNENADKAELTPIVRTLESDLYVHLHFYLGYFHEVNNELRHHYQMEKTCFNAAVSHFPDTAVSDLPMVIPYIFLDGRLTDKIDWYTDELLGEMKDNDEVIHTVKTYIETSSNASLTAKKLYIHRNSLQYRIDRFIEKTGLDIRTFHHALPAYLLLLKLGK, encoded by the coding sequence ATGCTGCTTGAAAAATTAAAACAAAAATATCCTGATTGTCTTGAATCAAGAGCTCAAACCCAGCTGCCTGAAAAGTACCTTTGGATTGAGTATAACGGTGAGCATCTCGGCATTCTTCGTCAGGATCTATCGACACAAGAAATCAGCTTGATTGAGGCACTTTTTTCAGATGAGACGCTGGATGACAAAAGTGAATGGGGAAATTTTTTACTTAGAAACAGCACGAGTCTTCCACTTACAAACTGGAAACATGTTCGATTTATCCACTTTCGAATTACTCAAGCTGAGTTTTCACGATCAGATTTCGAAGAAGCCTTCCTTGCGGTTTCTCCTCTTGAGGCAATCATTATTTGGGAGAATTCTGAGGCTGGAGTATTGATTGAAGGGCTAAATAATGAAAATGCCGATAAAGCTGAGTTAACTCCAATTGTTCGGACACTGGAAAGTGATTTATATGTTCACTTACATTTTTATCTTGGTTATTTTCATGAAGTTAATAACGAATTACGTCATCACTATCAAATGGAGAAAACTTGTTTTAATGCTGCTGTCAGTCATTTTCCTGATACTGCGGTCAGTGACTTGCCAATGGTCATTCCTTATATTTTTCTCGATGGAAGGTTAACAGATAAGATTGATTGGTATACGGATGAACTGCTTGGAGAAATGAAAGATAACGATGAAGTTATACATACGGTAAAAACCTATATCGAAACGAGCTCAAACGCGAGTCTGACCGCCAAAAAACTATATATCCACCGCAATAGTCTACAATATCGGATCGATCGATTTATTGAAAAAACCGGATTGGATATTCGAACCTTTCATCATGCTCTGCCTGCCTATCTGCTCCTATTGAAACTGGGAAAATAG
- a CDS encoding M20 metallopeptidase family protein: MLALRRHLHMYPELSKQEFETTKSINQVLDHYGISRIPVSSQTGSAAEVKGKSNRTIAIRADIDALPIEEESDLEFRSKIPGVSHMCGHDVHTVISLGAALILQELQEDLPGNVRILFQPAEEFEGGAESMIDDGLLNGVSAIIGLHNTPDQEVGTIGIKEGFLMAGIDDFIITIKGKGGHAGIPERTIDPIIIGSAVVTQLQTLVSRTISPKESAVVTIGTFQAGRTNNVIPERAVLTGTVRTSSDTVRYKIRDEFVRLVTNQVHALGGEVEIDYQLLIPPVVNDPAIAAISRIAAVDIVGTKNVLAAEPTMGGDDFALYQKVVPGCYAWLGSGNKEKGIEHGWHHPKFMVDEDAIKIGIQWMVHTVIRLLEDKSLT; this comes from the coding sequence ATGCTTGCTCTAAGGAGACACTTACATATGTATCCTGAATTAAGCAAGCAGGAATTTGAGACAACAAAGAGTATAAATCAAGTGTTAGATCATTATGGTATAAGCAGGATTCCGGTTTCTTCACAAACTGGTTCAGCCGCTGAAGTTAAGGGGAAATCCAATCGAACAATAGCTATTAGAGCAGATATTGATGCCTTGCCGATAGAAGAAGAATCAGATTTGGAATTTCGTTCAAAGATACCAGGTGTCAGTCACATGTGCGGCCATGATGTTCATACAGTCATTTCTCTCGGAGCAGCACTCATCCTCCAAGAATTACAGGAAGATCTTCCAGGAAACGTTCGAATTCTCTTTCAGCCTGCTGAAGAATTCGAGGGTGGTGCAGAATCAATGATTGATGATGGGCTTTTAAACGGCGTGTCTGCTATCATCGGTTTACACAATACACCAGATCAGGAAGTAGGCACAATTGGTATAAAAGAAGGATTCTTAATGGCCGGAATCGATGATTTTATCATTACAATTAAGGGAAAGGGAGGACATGCAGGTATACCAGAACGTACGATTGATCCCATTATCATCGGCAGTGCGGTCGTTACTCAACTACAAACACTTGTCAGCAGAACCATATCACCAAAAGAATCAGCAGTTGTGACGATCGGTACCTTTCAAGCGGGAAGGACGAATAATGTGATTCCTGAGAGAGCTGTACTGACGGGAACAGTCAGAACATCTAGTGACACTGTCCGTTATAAAATTCGTGACGAATTTGTACGGCTTGTTACTAACCAGGTTCACGCACTCGGCGGCGAAGTGGAGATTGACTACCAACTGCTTATCCCGCCCGTAGTGAACGACCCTGCTATAGCAGCCATTTCGCGGATAGCTGCTGTAGACATTGTTGGTACAAAGAATGTACTAGCGGCAGAACCGACAATGGGCGGAGATGATTTTGCTCTCTATCAAAAAGTTGTTCCTGGCTGTTATGCTTGGCTTGGTTCTGGTAACAAAGAAAAGGGCATAGAGCATGGGTGGCATCATCCTAAATTCATGGTAGATGAAGACGCCATTAAAATCGGAATTCAATGGATGGTCCATACGGTCATTCGTTTGTTAGAAGACAAATCACTTACTTAA
- a CDS encoding YheE family protein, whose amino-acid sequence MLTHFQWKPLYSDDSLPGWSISFYFKKHLYQAIYNSNGSIEFNGAQPAEEDKENLSSMIHELMIYHVYDK is encoded by the coding sequence TTGCTTACCCACTTTCAATGGAAACCGCTTTATAGTGATGATTCATTACCTGGTTGGAGTATATCCTTTTACTTTAAAAAGCACCTGTATCAAGCGATTTACAACAGCAACGGCAGCATTGAATTTAATGGGGCCCAGCCTGCTGAAGAAGATAAAGAAAACCTTTCTTCAATGATTCATGAATTAATGATTTATCATGTTTATGATAAATAA
- a CDS encoding YheC/YheD family endospore coat-associated protein, with translation MKLFYDSLEKEWYHTDGMDISFGKNSKSIPVKFTAADEPVFTADVFHSFIPAIGIMSCRSPKNKEVISGNAVLFQSLHRYLTRHNIFSFIFTAEDVLEGNWRGLVYSESEQKWLRMAVPLPSLVYNRIPFRKFEESDSYQQLKQLFEELDIPMFNPGFIDKYALYRCLKKDRFLVNYLPETFRLTSETQLLFLLQKYGSLYLKPGKGNRGRGILLVTLNKNQSITVKKTSGTKNFPTLNEFWLDEGKRLVKKNYIAQRAITPKKINGHRYDFRILTHYWKGNYHISGKAIRMSQTQEVTTHIPKGGILYPYKNLQSQELDLLLNQITQQCGIALSKENGFYGEFSIDLGQDESGQLFIYEINAKPMQFDEEEIERTRLKMLKNLFITIVLEKNNNRTQ, from the coding sequence ATGAAACTTTTTTACGATTCACTTGAAAAGGAATGGTACCATACAGATGGCATGGACATTTCTTTTGGAAAGAACAGCAAAAGTATCCCCGTTAAGTTTACTGCAGCTGATGAACCCGTTTTTACTGCAGATGTTTTTCATTCGTTTATTCCTGCTATCGGAATCATGTCCTGTCGCAGCCCTAAAAACAAAGAGGTCATAAGCGGGAATGCAGTCTTGTTTCAAAGTCTTCATCGTTATTTAACACGGCATAACATTTTTTCTTTTATTTTTACAGCGGAAGATGTACTTGAAGGAAATTGGAGAGGGCTGGTGTATTCCGAGAGTGAGCAAAAATGGCTTCGTATGGCTGTCCCCCTTCCCTCTCTCGTCTATAATCGAATCCCTTTTCGAAAATTTGAAGAATCGGATTCCTATCAACAATTAAAACAGCTCTTTGAAGAACTTGATATTCCTATGTTTAATCCAGGATTTATCGATAAGTATGCACTCTATCGTTGCTTGAAGAAGGATCGATTCTTAGTAAACTACCTTCCAGAGACATTTAGACTGACCAGCGAAACACAGTTATTATTTCTTTTACAAAAATACGGTTCTTTATACCTTAAACCTGGCAAAGGAAATCGCGGCAGAGGAATTTTACTTGTTACATTGAATAAAAACCAGAGCATTACAGTGAAGAAGACAAGCGGGACAAAGAATTTCCCCACTCTGAATGAGTTTTGGCTCGATGAAGGCAAGCGTTTAGTAAAGAAAAATTACATTGCTCAGCGTGCCATTACGCCTAAGAAAATAAATGGTCATCGCTATGACTTTCGCATTCTAACGCATTACTGGAAAGGGAATTATCATATTAGCGGAAAAGCCATTCGTATGTCACAGACCCAAGAAGTGACTACTCATATTCCAAAGGGAGGGATTCTATATCCCTATAAAAATCTGCAATCACAAGAACTCGATCTACTTCTCAATCAAATTACCCAGCAATGCGGAATAGCCTTATCAAAAGAAAATGGGTTTTACGGAGAGTTCTCAATTGACTTAGGTCAAGATGAATCCGGCCAGCTGTTTATATATGAAATTAATGCAAAACCGATGCAGTTTGACGAAGAAGAGATTGAACGGACACGGCTTAAAATGCTCAAAAATTTATTTATTACGATTGTTTTGGAGAAAAATAACAACAGAACTCAATAA
- a CDS encoding YheC/YheD family endospore coat-associated protein, translated as MKRIYSVEISDVSEDIFYYPSELTDMQEINTVCFGHSSVPALIKRNPSITQSIVISKSLAERLHFPDTETPIHLFIYGKDIHIGPLVGVFSSGFSTIQNKPLGERTSFFSKLLSLNKATGCIPFMFGENHIDWENETITGYMYHQHTWETYELPFPNVVYDRLPNRKTEGRSGPREVKQTFQEKYAIPWYNPGFFNKWDVYERLSDDPRAINFLPETYPFQSLSVIETLLSKYRQVYIKPIHGSLGLGIHQVLYDKHDQVYYCRYKNEQKENKLKKFQSLEAIFSHVFKEKRLHNMIVQQGIPLIRSEKRHIDFRVHTNKDHDGIWQVTAMAAKIAGAGSVTTHIKSGGTIKTIEELFVDPETVKEVKDKLTSAALILSECMEEHLDGIIAEIGFDLGIDKKGKVWMFEANSKPGRSIFSHPKLREFELLTRKLSLDYAVYLAEKSITSSGSSNG; from the coding sequence ATGAAGAGGATTTATTCAGTTGAAATCTCAGATGTTTCAGAAGATATTTTTTATTATCCTTCTGAATTAACGGATATGCAGGAAATAAACACCGTCTGTTTTGGTCATTCTTCTGTACCGGCCTTAATCAAGCGAAATCCATCCATTACACAATCCATTGTCATTTCTAAAAGCCTGGCTGAGCGCCTGCACTTCCCGGATACAGAAACGCCCATCCATTTATTCATCTATGGAAAAGACATTCACATTGGTCCACTTGTAGGTGTTTTTTCTTCCGGCTTTTCAACGATTCAAAATAAACCCCTCGGAGAACGTACGTCGTTCTTTTCTAAGCTGCTTTCCTTAAACAAAGCGACGGGATGCATTCCATTTATGTTTGGAGAAAATCATATTGATTGGGAGAATGAGACCATAACCGGGTATATGTATCATCAGCATACATGGGAAACCTATGAGCTCCCCTTTCCTAATGTCGTTTATGACCGTCTCCCCAATCGTAAAACAGAAGGACGCAGTGGACCGCGAGAGGTAAAGCAGACATTCCAAGAGAAATACGCAATTCCATGGTATAATCCTGGTTTTTTTAATAAATGGGATGTATATGAGCGGCTTTCGGATGATCCAAGGGCCATCAATTTTTTGCCTGAGACTTATCCGTTTCAATCACTGTCCGTGATAGAAACATTGTTATCAAAGTATCGCCAAGTCTATATTAAACCGATTCATGGGTCTCTTGGTCTTGGTATCCATCAGGTATTATATGACAAACATGATCAAGTCTATTATTGTCGTTATAAAAATGAACAAAAGGAAAATAAATTAAAAAAATTCCAGTCACTTGAAGCGATTTTCAGTCATGTGTTTAAAGAAAAACGTCTCCATAATATGATTGTTCAACAAGGCATTCCTTTAATACGCAGCGAAAAAAGACATATTGATTTTCGGGTCCATACGAATAAAGACCATGATGGAATCTGGCAGGTTACAGCAATGGCCGCTAAAATTGCTGGTGCTGGAAGTGTAACCACACATATCAAAAGCGGAGGAACCATCAAGACAATTGAAGAATTATTTGTTGATCCAGAAACCGTCAAAGAGGTGAAAGACAAACTCACAAGTGCTGCTCTCATCTTAAGTGAATGCATGGAAGAACATCTTGATGGAATTATAGCCGAAATAGGCTTTGATTTAGGTATCGATAAAAAAGGAAAAGTCTGGATGTTTGAAGCCAATTCAAAACCGGGCCGATCCATTTTTTCTCATCCAAAGTTACGAGAATTTGAATTATTAACACGAAAACTCTCGCTCGATTATGCCGTCTATCTTGCTGAGAAATCCATTACGAGTTCCGGCAGCAGCAACGGATGA
- a CDS encoding YheC/YheD family endospore coat-associated protein, with product MQSLGIMTNDLSKEHLYFTAIAKEAIKLNLNVYRFTPQAIDSTKKMIQGECFHRKDHYWTKRLFPVPEFIYDRTFHGLTRQSNETRKNINWLKQDTNFIGYGLPGKWEVYQTLKEDAFLQAFLPPTEKLQSPADAAAMLTQFSSIILKPEYGSRGSGIFVLTKMEKGTEVSMQKQAGRYKRSFTTEEELNKWLERLLTKYHYLGQPFLTLFTQEQEPFDIRSLLQKNEENNWIERGRGIRKGKKDGITSNLATGGRAYSYDSYLDTLSIAAARQLEPMIERIYQTLPVALETKFNRLFELGVDLGRDQDGKVWILDINSKPGRKIIEKLHPEQLTNIFSAPGLFCKYLASELSKAGQSS from the coding sequence ATGCAATCTCTTGGAATTATGACGAATGACTTATCAAAGGAACATCTCTATTTTACAGCAATCGCAAAGGAAGCCATCAAACTGAATCTCAATGTTTACCGTTTTACACCGCAAGCGATTGATAGTACAAAAAAAATGATTCAAGGTGAATGTTTTCATCGTAAGGATCACTATTGGACAAAAAGACTCTTCCCAGTACCTGAATTTATCTATGATCGAACCTTTCACGGCTTAACTCGCCAATCCAATGAAACTAGGAAAAATATAAACTGGCTTAAACAAGATACCAACTTTATTGGATACGGTCTTCCTGGGAAATGGGAGGTTTATCAAACCCTCAAGGAAGATGCGTTCTTACAGGCCTTTCTTCCACCTACTGAAAAACTACAAAGTCCTGCTGATGCCGCCGCCATGCTGACACAGTTTTCCTCTATTATCCTGAAACCAGAATACGGTTCACGCGGATCCGGCATTTTTGTCTTAACCAAAATGGAGAAGGGTACGGAAGTATCCATGCAAAAACAGGCAGGCCGCTATAAAAGGTCCTTTACTACTGAGGAAGAATTAAACAAATGGCTGGAACGATTACTAACGAAATACCACTATCTAGGTCAGCCTTTTCTTACTCTCTTCACACAAGAGCAGGAGCCTTTTGATATCCGGTCTCTGCTGCAAAAGAATGAAGAAAACAACTGGATTGAACGCGGAAGAGGAATACGTAAAGGGAAAAAGGATGGCATTACCTCAAATCTTGCCACCGGCGGACGGGCCTATTCTTATGATTCCTATTTAGATACACTTTCCATTGCTGCAGCAAGACAGCTAGAACCGATGATTGAACGTATTTACCAAACATTGCCTGTTGCATTAGAAACAAAATTTAATCGTTTATTTGAATTGGGTGTTGATCTTGGACGTGATCAGGACGGGAAGGTTTGGATACTTGATATTAATTCTAAGCCAGGCCGGAAAATTATCGAAAAGCTTCACCCAGAACAACTGACTAACATCTTTTCCGCCCCTGGTCTATTTTGTAAATACCTAGCATCAGAACTTTCGAAAGCAGGTCAATCATCATGA
- a CDS encoding YheC/YheD family endospore coat-associated protein encodes MKVLENRAFILTAGNVPENKESIYISKSLLKKWELKHGESIFVRAGINQLSLQIRQLPGRDSLVKLAEESMQDLLIPLLTFPVRVQYCPNENRLTIGPILALLTNHTPNSLNGTFDNDLFYRELSSYCSEQGFIFYLLKLQSLEDRQVLGYYPTENQWERTLLPMPNVIYNRLHSRKLEKSVDFHHFVSKLQELAIPLFNGGFLSKWEVHELLSIENSLLPFLPETVPLKIESDFITFLLKHPAVYVKPSFGSQGKNICKLTQTSEGWVIEHSNNLTSFLVQSEAEVFQILKKQSRRRSYIIQKGISLFEVDDKKTDFRVLLIKNQQHNWKITSIIARTGHAGHIVSNLARGGEMENGLEFLLTIFEPAKAYEMYQTLSQLALKTAEVLSNGRSDLFGELGIDLALDTDYFPWIIEVNSKPSKKFIGNYVRFRPSVRKIIDYMHALYLNPN; translated from the coding sequence ATGAAGGTGTTAGAAAATCGTGCATTTATACTAACGGCAGGAAATGTTCCCGAGAATAAAGAATCCATTTATATTTCTAAAAGTCTTCTCAAAAAGTGGGAACTCAAACATGGTGAAAGCATCTTCGTGAGAGCAGGAATCAACCAACTTTCATTACAGATCCGTCAACTTCCAGGCCGCGACAGTTTAGTTAAGCTGGCGGAAGAAAGTATGCAAGATCTGTTGATTCCTTTACTTACCTTCCCTGTCCGCGTTCAATATTGTCCTAACGAAAATAGATTAACCATAGGTCCTATTTTGGCGCTCCTTACCAATCATACACCAAACTCTCTAAATGGAACATTTGATAACGATCTATTTTACCGCGAACTATCTTCCTATTGTAGTGAACAAGGCTTTATTTTTTATCTGCTAAAGCTGCAAAGCCTTGAAGATAGGCAAGTACTTGGTTATTATCCAACAGAAAACCAATGGGAGAGAACCTTACTTCCTATGCCAAATGTTATTTATAATCGGCTGCATTCAAGAAAGTTAGAGAAATCTGTAGACTTTCACCACTTCGTCTCAAAGTTACAAGAACTAGCTATCCCGCTTTTTAATGGGGGCTTTCTCTCTAAATGGGAAGTTCATGAACTTCTAAGCATAGAGAATTCTCTGCTGCCTTTCTTGCCAGAGACCGTTCCGCTTAAAATAGAATCGGATTTCATAACGTTCTTACTTAAACACCCTGCTGTCTATGTAAAACCATCCTTTGGAAGCCAAGGAAAAAATATTTGCAAACTGACTCAAACCTCGGAAGGGTGGGTTATTGAACATTCTAATAACCTTACATCTTTTCTTGTTCAATCCGAAGCAGAAGTATTTCAGATTTTAAAAAAACAAAGCCGAAGACGTTCCTATATCATTCAAAAAGGTATTTCTTTATTTGAGGTCGATGATAAAAAGACAGATTTCAGGGTGCTCTTAATTAAAAATCAACAGCATAACTGGAAAATCACTTCCATTATTGCACGAACCGGTCACGCCGGTCATATTGTCTCAAATCTTGCTCGCGGGGGCGAAATGGAAAACGGTCTTGAATTTCTGCTAACTATATTCGAACCAGCAAAAGCGTATGAAATGTACCAAACACTCTCCCAGCTTGCATTGAAAACAGCTGAAGTTCTATCAAATGGCAGAAGTGATTTATTCGGAGAGCTTGGGATTGATTTGGCACTCGATACAGATTATTTTCCATGGATTATTGAGGTAAACTCAAAACCCTCCAAAAAGTTCATAGGTAACTACGTACGTTTTCGACCGTCAGTAAGAAAGATCATTGACTATATGCATGCACTTTATTTAAACCCTAATTAA